A single Mangifera indica cultivar Alphonso chromosome 20, CATAS_Mindica_2.1, whole genome shotgun sequence DNA region contains:
- the LOC123204961 gene encoding protein SUPPRESSOR OF PHYTOCHROME B 5-like, with amino-acid sequence MESSNVFGGSGEECNSCESGWTMYIGSDHDDEEQTDDTDDNDDDDDDADSDDSMASDAASGPSYPYGNGESVRHFKHVEKVEVDGSSGKKAKRQMERQKAQHGKNHEEKEEHASERASGRSDSKVETNNVRIGKIK; translated from the exons ATGGAGTCTTCCAACGTGTTTGGAGGATCAGGTGAAGAATGTAACAGCTGTGAATCTGGTTGGACCATGTATATTGGCTCTGATCATGATGATGAAGAACAAACTGATGATACTGATGATAATG acGACGACGACGATGATGCTGACAGTGATGATTCCATGGCTTCTGATGCAGCTTCTGGCCCTAGCTATCCATATGGAAATGGAGAGAGCGTTCGCCATTTCAAGCATGTTGAAAAAGTGGAGGTTGACGGCAGCTCAGGCAAGAAAGCTAAAAGACAAATGGAAAGGCAAAAGGCTCAACATGGAAAAAAtcatgaagagaaagaagagcATGCTTCTGAAAGAGCTTCTGGTCGAAGTGACTCCAAGGTAGAGACAAATAATGTCAGGATAGGCAAAATAAAATAG
- the LOC123204833 gene encoding protein SUPPRESSOR OF PHYTOCHROME B 5-like yields the protein MEYSNVFGGSGEECNSCESGWTMYIGSDHEDIEDYLDITDDNDETDDDDDDDDDSDDSLASDAASGPSYPYGNGESASHFKHVEKVEDGGSSKKAKRQRQMEKQEAQMGKNHEEKKELASKRASGQSDSKVKTNNFWIGKTK from the coding sequence ATGGAGTATTCCAACGTGTTTGGAGGATCAGGTGAAGAATGTAACAGCTGTGAATCTGGTTGGACCATGTATATTGGCTCTGATCATGAGGATAttgaagattatcttgatattactgatgataatgatgaaacagatgatgatgatgatgatgatgatgacagtGATGATTCCCTGGCTTCTGATGCAGCTTCTGGCCCAAGTTATCCATATGGAAATGGAGAGAGTGCTTCCCATTTCAAGCATGTTGAAAAAGTGGAGGATGGTGGCTCAAGCAAGAAAGctaaaagacaaagacaaatggAAAAACAAGAGGCTCAAATGGGAAAAAAtcatgaagagaaaaaagagcTTGCTTCTAAGAGAGCTTCTGGTCAAAGTGATTCCAAGGTAAAGACAAATAATTTCTGGATAGGCAAAACAAAATAG